From Aedes albopictus strain Foshan chromosome 1, AalbF5, whole genome shotgun sequence, one genomic window encodes:
- the LOC134285254 gene encoding LOW QUALITY PROTEIN: uncharacterized protein LOC134285254 (The sequence of the model RefSeq protein was modified relative to this genomic sequence to represent the inferred CDS: inserted 5 bases in 3 codons) → METRARRNRRMRSPEEGAPTGAGPGTGDRVSGQRLEEEVVQERPSSQRAQPVPRTQSRNGSNSNHQGHAAPANVAVADRRQSLTLAGGRRQRIMWTKDXIRCYFVCTRMEMDMSGRSGMLEMFNERFPRFANQLDLNKLYTRQRNMLTAAEVECIKLEAQRELGEERTRASDTSRSSSDGLDASNASESRDSTAPTAPGPTADIQRQQLRDELALNMATAVTQFRGTDPMSRHRIPKLRNSYRLTSAVSILNQDILPQYLEAVQNLEDLQFTVYSAAVAVVKTLGLRTRPQGDDEGRTRPSTQKPAWMRRLENRIATLRTKIGRLTQYKQGNRSTRLVRYVAEIVKPAELQDLTEVNITEILDTHVQRLSALAKRLRRYGECSKRKEQNRMFNINEREFYNCIRNDKPDYGEGLPEIGEVTQFWANLWENPVQHSDDGMWLAEEERQCNGVGDMTAVVVTAQDVRXATRYTRNWAAPGPDFVHNFWYKKFTTIHGRMAECFNMVLEDPTQLPEFITRGITYLLPKDQNTADPAKYRPIRCLSSLYKVLSSVIARRIQTHCDANNVMTEEQKGCRKNTQGQGCKDQVIIDAVIVGQATDKQRNLSMAYIDYKKAYDSVPHSYLLKVLQLYKVDGNVIRLMQHAMGMWSTSLQINDGTAVWRPRTLSIRRGIFQGDTFSPLWFCLAMNPLSRALKQCNYGYQLKSGGRSTRITHTVFMDDLKLFAESVQRLHQLLQLVTVLSNDIRMEFGIAKCRSVRLRRGQVVDASCFRVNEQEEIRNMVEGEVYKYLGFLQLRGIRHTAIKKELQDKFMHRVNCVLRSFLSAGNKVKAINTFAVPLLTYSFGMVKWTXVRVAFTKHRMRHPKSSIERVTLSRAVGGRGVTDIQALCVSQIQQLRAYFVKSQNRHEMYRTVCEADHGYSALHLAQEDYQLNCDIKTVDEMIVTWKQKELHGTHPHQLELEHIDKAASNAWLVRGDLFSETEGFMVAIQDRVIATKNYRRYILYEDVEDHCRKCNSVGETIEHVVAGCSVLAGSAYLDRHNEVAKIVHQQLALKHNLVDRFVPYYKYQPDPVLENSCIKLYWDREIITDVLIRANRPDIVVYDKRMKRVTLIHIAVPLDHNVQSTFSGKISKYHDLAEELKQMWHLEDGRIVPVVLSATGVVPKSLLRSADELELKKDLNSILKAVILGSCSTVRRFLNHHN, encoded by the exons ATGGAGACACGAGCTAGACGAAATAGAAGAATGCGATCGCCCGAGGAGGGAGCCCCTACTGGAGCTGGTCCTGGAACGGGAGACAGAGTGAGCGGCCAGCGGCTGGAAGAGGAAGTGGTGCAAGAGCGGCCTTCCAGTCAACGGGCACAGCCCGTACCACGAACGCAGAGCAGAAACGGCAGCAATAGCAATCACCAAGGCCATGCTGCACCTGCCAATGTTgctgtggctgatcgacgtcagtcactcacgctagcaggcggccgacggcagcggatcatgtggacgaagga gattcgctgctattttgtctgcacgaggatggagatggacatgtccggcagatcagggatgctggaaatgttcaacgagagattccctcgctttgcgaaccagcttgacttgaacaagctgtacacacgacagcgtaatatgctcacagctgcagaagtggagtgcatcaagctggaagcgcagagggaattgggagaggagaggacaagaGCAAGCGATACGTCGAGATCGAGTTCTGAtgggctggatgcatcgaacgcgagtgagagtcgtgattcgactgcacccactgctccaggaccaacagcggatatacaacgacagcaactacgagacgaactagcgctcaacatggccacagcagtcacgcagttccgtgggacagatcccatgtcccggcaccgaataccaaagctgcggaattcctatcggttaacaagtgcagtaagcatcctaaaccaggatattttgccacagtacttggaggccgtacagaacctcgaggatctgcagtttacggtgtattcagctgcggtggctgttgtcaagacgctgggatTACGAACGCGCCCGCAAGGAGACGAtgaaggtcgcacacgccccagcacacaaaaacccgcgtggatgcgacgtttggagaaccggatcgctacattgcggaccaagattggtcgattaacacagtacaagcaggggaatcgatcaacgaggctagttcgttatgttgcagaaattgtgaagcccgcagaactccaagatctcacagaagtcaatattacggagatcctcgacacccatgtacagcggttgagtgctcttgcgaaacgattgcggcgttatggagaatgttcgaagcggaaggaacaaaaccggatgttcaacattaacgaaagagagttctacaactgcatccgaaacgacaagcctgactatggagaaggccttccggagattggcgaagtcacacagttctgggccaatctatgggagaaccctgtccagcacagcgacgatgggatgtggttggcagaagaagagcgacagtgtaatggagttggagacatgaccgcggtcgtagtaaccgctcaggatgtac aggctacccggtataccagaaattgggctgcaccaggacccgatttcgtgcacaatttttggtataaaaagttcacgacgatccacgggcggatggcggaatgcttcaacatggtgctagaagaccccacgcagctaccagagttcattaccaggggtatcacttatcttctgccgaaggaccaaaacacagctgacccagcaaagtacagaccaataaggtgtctttcgagtctgtacaaagtgctgtcgtcggtgatagcgaggaggatacaaacccactgcgatgccaacaacgtgatgaccgaagaacaaaaagggtgtcgcaaaaacacgcaagggcaaggctgcaaagatcaggtcattatagatgcagtcattgtgggtcaagccaccgataagcagaggaacctgagcatggcgtacatcgactacaagaaggcgtacgactcagtgccgcactcgtaccttcttaaggtgctgcagttgtacaaggtagacgggaacgtcatcaggctgatgcaacacgcgatggggatgtggagcacgtccctacaaatcaacgacggaacagctgtgtggcggcccagaactctcagcatcaggagggggatatttcaaggcgataccttcagtccgctatggttctgccttgcaatgaaccccctcagcagagcactcaaacaatgcaactatggctaccaactgaaaagtgggggaaggagtacaagaataacccacaccgtctttatggacgacctgaagctgtttgcggaatcagtacagaggctgcatcaactgttgcagcttgtgacggtgctcagcaacgacatccggatggagtttggaattgccaaatgtcggtcagtccgtcttcgccggggtcaagtagtggacgccagctgtttccgcgtcaacgaacaggaggagattcggaatatggttgaaggcgaagtgtacaagtacctcggcttcctgcaacttagaggtattcgccacacagcgatcaagaaggaactgcaggacaagttcatgcatcgtgtcaactgtgttctgaggagctttctgtcagccggcaacaaggtgaaggcgatcaacacgtttgctgtgcccctgttgacctacagctttgggatggtaaagtggac agtacgagtggcgttcaccaagcaccgcatgcgccatccaaagtcgtccattgagagagtcaccctgtcacgcgcagtaggaggaagaggcgtcaccgatatccaggcactatgtgtctcccagatccagcagctgcgaGCATATTTCGTaaaaagccagaaccgtcacgaaatgtaccgcactgtatgtgaagctgaccacggttacagcgccctgcatctggcgcaggaggattatcagctgaactgcgacatcaagaccgtcgacgagatgatcgtaacgtggaagcaaaaggagttgcatgggacgcacccccatcaactggaactcgagcacatcgataaggcggcgtcaaacgcgtggctggtgcggggtgacctgttctcagaaacagaaggtttcatggtagccatccaggaccgggtaattgcgacgaagaactatcggcggtacatattgtacgaagacgtggaggaccactgcaggaagtgcaattcagtaggagaaacgatcgagcatgtcgttgcaggctgttcagtgttagctggatctgcctacctcgatcgtcacaacgaagttgccaagattgtgcaccaacagcttgctttaaagcacaacttggtcgacagatttgtaccctactacaagtaccagccggacccggttctggaaaatagttgcataaagctgtactgggatcgcgagatcattacggacgtcctcattcgtgccaaccggcccgacattgtggtttacgacaaaaggatgaagcgggtaaccctcatccacatcgctgtaccgttagaccataatgtccaatcaacgttctccggcaagatatccaagtaccacgacctagcggaggagttgaagcagatgtggcacctggaggacggccgtatagttccggttgtcctttcggcaaccggagttgtccctaaatctctcctaaggtccgcagacgagctggaattgaagaaggacctgaacagcatcctgaaagcggtgattcttggaagctgtagtacagttaggcggttcctgaatcaccacaactga